The proteins below are encoded in one region of Polypterus senegalus isolate Bchr_013 chromosome 2, ASM1683550v1, whole genome shotgun sequence:
- the LOC120523852 gene encoding uncharacterized protein C3orf85-like, whose translation MQLLLSHRMASFTWKQAAIVSFVLSGVLTAPFMQEEDANQFIRLKRQAQYTHDGYWDPNGANNVWGYTIREQANEYWDFLRTTAQYYMDMGAFFDASVADENNRLYMDMLRNVGAHIHGQAEGN comes from the exons ATGCAACTCCTTTTATCCCACAGGATGGCTTCCTTTACGTGGAAACAAGCGGCGATCGTGTCATTTGTGCTGAGTG GTGTGTTAACTGCACCTTTTATGCAAGAAGAAGATGCAAATCAGTTCATTCGCCTTAAAAGACAAGCTCAATATACACATGATGGATACTGGGACCCCAATGGTGCAAATAATGTATGGGGCTACACAATCAGGGAACAg GCAAACGAATACTGGGATTTCCTGAGAACGACTGCCCAATATTACATGGACATGGGCGCCTTTTTTGATGCATCTGTTGCTGA TGAAAACAACAGGCTGTACATGGATATGCTGAGGAACGTTGGAGCTCACATTCATGGCCAAGCCGAAGGAAACTGA